In a genomic window of Suricata suricatta isolate VVHF042 chromosome 12, meerkat_22Aug2017_6uvM2_HiC, whole genome shotgun sequence:
- the CCDC71 gene encoding coiled-coil domain-containing protein 71 isoform X2, with protein sequence MSVVVQHVEEKAVHSWSRISTAGKKALEEALLVFNPMSQDLSATEAQLVAFLQGLRDDGFQPTILRSGDVYGYSSCTANPPSQTKLQARAPTPAATSPPASTPRTAMRLPAGQATLLPVPLSGRLAKASTPALAKHATTNLLLSSLKQSSASRARGAAMGFPAHLYPGVYPAMRLSVVLEALVPLKTPMPCLGAKHKAQSLQLSLADSPLKLRKGPRKRPGNSQPKAPRKATSKGPKCLTHRAPRARPQQGTMPQKKTCKATGSLSGLQMKSGSALGTKTSQAKAAQTLAKAAQAKVARAQARAAKARAKAKAAQIRAKAKAARIRAKAKAARIKAKAKAVRAKAKAVRAKAKAVRAKAKAVRAKTKAVRAKAKAVRAKARVARTQPRSRGRPKGSVQARTARRGRKSCPEAVGQKRKRAEEAKDLPPRKRTRLGPRSPKAWLGPGTAKLLKFRAIKVDRRSSDDEVRQRAQRILRVNLSPIIQLQPLLPYSAL encoded by the coding sequence ATGAGCGTGGTGGTGCAGCATGTGGAGGAGAAAGCTGTGCACTCCTGGTCGCGGATCTCCACGGCAGGAAAGAAGGCCCTGGAGGAGGCGCTGCTTGTTTTTAACCCCATGAGCCAGGATCTCAGTGCCACAGAGGCCCAGCTTGTAGCCTTCCTGCAGGGCCTGCGGGATGATGGCTTCCAACCTACCATCCTGCGCAGCGGTGATGTCTATGGCTATAGTTCATGCACAGCCAACCCCCCAAGCCAGACGAAGTTGCAAGCTcgtgcccccaccccagctgccaCATCACCTCCAGCCAGCACTCCCCGAACTGCCATGCGGCTGCCTGCAGGCCAGGCCACACTGCTTCCTGTGCCACTATCTGGAAGGCTGGCCAAAGCATCCACACCAGCCCTTGCCAAGCATGCTACCACCAACCTGCTGCTGAGCTCCCTGAAGCAGTCAAGTGCCAGCCGTGCCCGGGGTGCAGCAATGGGCTTCCCCGCCCACCTCTATCCAGGTGTCTACCCTGCCATGCGGCTCTCTGTTGTCCTTGAGGCCCTGGTTCCACTAAAGACTCCCATGCCCTGCTTGGGTGCCAAGCACAAGGCACAGTCACTGCAGCTCTCACTTGCAGACTCTCCCCTGAAGCTGCGCAAAGGTCCAAGGAAGAGACCAGGGAACTCTCAGCCCAAAGCTCCCAGAAAAGCCACAAGCAAGGGCCCCAAATGCCTGACTCATAGAGCCCCCAGGGCCAGACCCCAACAAGGCACTATGCCCCAGAAAAAGACCTGCAAAGCTACTGGGTCCCTCAGTGGCCTACAAATGAAAAgtggctctgccctgggcaccAAAACATCCCAGGCCAAAGCAGCTCAAACACTAGCCAAAGCTGCTCAGGCCAAGGTGGCTCGAGCACAGGCCAGAGCTGCCAAGGCCCGGGCAAAAGCCAAGGCAGCACAGATCAGGGCCAAGGCCAAGGCAGCACGAATCAGGGCCAAAGCCAAGGCAGCACGGatcaaggccaaggccaaggctgtGCGGGCTAAGGCCAAGGCTGTGCGGGCTAAGGCCAAGGCAGTGCGGGCCAAGGCCAAGGCAGTGCGGGCCAAGACCAAGGCAGTGCGGGCCAAGGCCAAGGCAGTGCGGGCCAAGGCCAGAGTGGCTCGGACCCAGCCCAGGAGCAGGGGCAGGCCAAAAGGGTCTGTTCAGGCCAGGACTGCAAGGAGGGGCCGGAAAAGCTGCCCTGAGGCCGTGgggcagaagaggaaaagggCTGAGGAGGCAAAGGATCTTCCTCCCCGGAAAAGAACACGACTTGGGCCCCGATCCCCTAAGGCATGGCTAGGGCCTGGAACAGCAAAGCTGCTGAAATTTCGGGCCATCAAGGTGGACAGGCGGTCCTCGGACGATGAGGTTCGGCAGCGGGCTCAACGGATCCTTCGTGTGAACCTGTCCCCTATAATACAGCTCCAGCCATTGCTGCCATACTCAGCACTCTGA
- the C12H3orf84 gene encoding uncharacterized protein C3orf84 homolog isoform X1 produces MQNALVGSWHNTGFYGHYRGQFRSESAREYRLAAKPQPPAVFLRRCQEPAQKHFFSKHDNRTSFDKGPYCLLQGIGRRKDLEHLGQQHNFLHWAPCELELSQERPLESSYQANFRSGPGLRDLPQRLVHFVQIQPPCASTTYRENFCQPSQGGHCGSNNVGPVTNTLPDLPGIPRPKLLQHYLHAGVSECLNWSSALN; encoded by the exons ATGCAAAATGCTTTAGTAGGATCCTGG CACAACACTGGCTTTTATGGGCACTACAGAGGCCAATTCAGGAGTGAAAGTGCTCGAGAATACCGCCTTGCAGCCAAGCCCCAGCCTCCAGCAGTGTTCCTGCGACGATGTCAG GAGCCAGCACAGAAACACTTCTTCTCCAAGCATGACAACCGTACTTCCTTTGACAAA GGCCCCTACTGCCTGCTGCAGGGAATCGGAAGGCGGAAAGATCTGGAGCACCTGGGGCAGCAGCACAACTTCCTGCACTGGGCACCCTGTGAGCTGGAGTTGAGCCAGGAGCGGCCCCTTGAATCCTCCTACCAGGCCAATTTCCGGTCAGGCCCTGGACTCAGAGACCTCCCCCAGCGCCTTGTCCACTTTGTGCAGATCCAGCCTCCCTGTGCCAGCACCACCTACCGGGAGAACTTCTGCCAACCATCCCAGGGTGGCCACTGTGGCAGCAACAATGTGGGACCAGTCACCAACACACTGCCTGACCTCCCAGGGATCCCAAGACCCAAACTGCTGCAGCATTACCTTCATGCTGGGGTCTCTGAGTGTCTAAACTGGTCCAGTGCATTAAACTAG
- the CCDC71 gene encoding coiled-coil domain-containing protein 71 isoform X1, with protein sequence MQSIELGAYSCRCKALVCGYPGRSAVPNAMSVVVQHVEEKAVHSWSRISTAGKKALEEALLVFNPMSQDLSATEAQLVAFLQGLRDDGFQPTILRSGDVYGYSSCTANPPSQTKLQARAPTPAATSPPASTPRTAMRLPAGQATLLPVPLSGRLAKASTPALAKHATTNLLLSSLKQSSASRARGAAMGFPAHLYPGVYPAMRLSVVLEALVPLKTPMPCLGAKHKAQSLQLSLADSPLKLRKGPRKRPGNSQPKAPRKATSKGPKCLTHRAPRARPQQGTMPQKKTCKATGSLSGLQMKSGSALGTKTSQAKAAQTLAKAAQAKVARAQARAAKARAKAKAAQIRAKAKAARIRAKAKAARIKAKAKAVRAKAKAVRAKAKAVRAKAKAVRAKTKAVRAKAKAVRAKARVARTQPRSRGRPKGSVQARTARRGRKSCPEAVGQKRKRAEEAKDLPPRKRTRLGPRSPKAWLGPGTAKLLKFRAIKVDRRSSDDEVRQRAQRILRVNLSPIIQLQPLLPYSAL encoded by the exons ATGCAGAGTATTGAGCTGGGAGCCTATTCATGCAG GTGCAAAGCGCTGGTTTGCGGATACCCAGGTAGATCTGCAGTGCCTAATGCCATGAGCGTGGTGGTGCAGCATGTGGAGGAGAAAGCTGTGCACTCCTGGTCGCGGATCTCCACGGCAGGAAAGAAGGCCCTGGAGGAGGCGCTGCTTGTTTTTAACCCCATGAGCCAGGATCTCAGTGCCACAGAGGCCCAGCTTGTAGCCTTCCTGCAGGGCCTGCGGGATGATGGCTTCCAACCTACCATCCTGCGCAGCGGTGATGTCTATGGCTATAGTTCATGCACAGCCAACCCCCCAAGCCAGACGAAGTTGCAAGCTcgtgcccccaccccagctgccaCATCACCTCCAGCCAGCACTCCCCGAACTGCCATGCGGCTGCCTGCAGGCCAGGCCACACTGCTTCCTGTGCCACTATCTGGAAGGCTGGCCAAAGCATCCACACCAGCCCTTGCCAAGCATGCTACCACCAACCTGCTGCTGAGCTCCCTGAAGCAGTCAAGTGCCAGCCGTGCCCGGGGTGCAGCAATGGGCTTCCCCGCCCACCTCTATCCAGGTGTCTACCCTGCCATGCGGCTCTCTGTTGTCCTTGAGGCCCTGGTTCCACTAAAGACTCCCATGCCCTGCTTGGGTGCCAAGCACAAGGCACAGTCACTGCAGCTCTCACTTGCAGACTCTCCCCTGAAGCTGCGCAAAGGTCCAAGGAAGAGACCAGGGAACTCTCAGCCCAAAGCTCCCAGAAAAGCCACAAGCAAGGGCCCCAAATGCCTGACTCATAGAGCCCCCAGGGCCAGACCCCAACAAGGCACTATGCCCCAGAAAAAGACCTGCAAAGCTACTGGGTCCCTCAGTGGCCTACAAATGAAAAgtggctctgccctgggcaccAAAACATCCCAGGCCAAAGCAGCTCAAACACTAGCCAAAGCTGCTCAGGCCAAGGTGGCTCGAGCACAGGCCAGAGCTGCCAAGGCCCGGGCAAAAGCCAAGGCAGCACAGATCAGGGCCAAGGCCAAGGCAGCACGAATCAGGGCCAAAGCCAAGGCAGCACGGatcaaggccaaggccaaggctgtGCGGGCTAAGGCCAAGGCTGTGCGGGCTAAGGCCAAGGCAGTGCGGGCCAAGGCCAAGGCAGTGCGGGCCAAGACCAAGGCAGTGCGGGCCAAGGCCAAGGCAGTGCGGGCCAAGGCCAGAGTGGCTCGGACCCAGCCCAGGAGCAGGGGCAGGCCAAAAGGGTCTGTTCAGGCCAGGACTGCAAGGAGGGGCCGGAAAAGCTGCCCTGAGGCCGTGgggcagaagaggaaaagggCTGAGGAGGCAAAGGATCTTCCTCCCCGGAAAAGAACACGACTTGGGCCCCGATCCCCTAAGGCATGGCTAGGGCCTGGAACAGCAAAGCTGCTGAAATTTCGGGCCATCAAGGTGGACAGGCGGTCCTCGGACGATGAGGTTCGGCAGCGGGCTCAACGGATCCTTCGTGTGAACCTGTCCCCTATAATACAGCTCCAGCCATTGCTGCCATACTCAGCACTCTGA
- the KLHDC8B gene encoding kelch domain-containing protein 8B, giving the protein MATGGGRVFAWQVFPPMPTCRVYGTVAYQDGHLLVLGGCGRAGLPLDTAETLDMASHTWLALAPLPTARAGAAAVVLGKQVLVVGGVDEGQSPVAAVEAFLADEGRWERRATLPQAAMGVATVERDGMVYALGGMGPDTAPQAQVRVYEPRRDCWLSLPSMPTPCYGASTFLHGNKIYVLGGRQGKLPVTAFEAFDLEACTWTRHPSLPSRRAFAGCAMAEGNVFSLGGLQQPGPHNFYSRPHFVNTVEMFDLEHGSWTKLPRSLRMRDKRADFVVGSLGGHIMAIGGLGNQPCPLGSVEGFSLARRRWEALPAMPTARCSCSSLQAGPRLFVIGGVAQGPSQAVEALCLRDGV; this is encoded by the exons ATGGCTACAGGAGGTGGCCGAGTCTTTGCTTGGCAGGTGTTCCCACCCATGCCCACTTGCCGGGTGTATGGCACAGTGGCATACCAGGATGGGCACTTGCTAGTATTGGGGGGCTGTGGCCGGGCTGGACTGCCCCTGGACACTGCTGAAACACTGGACATGGCCTCACATACGTGGCTTGCACTGGCACCCTTGCCCACTGCCCGGGCTGGTGCAGCTGCCGTGGTGCTGGGCAAGCAGGTGCTAGTGGTGGGCGGTGTGGATGAGGGCCAGAGTCCTGTAGCTGCTGTGGAGGCCTTCCTGGCTGATGAGGGCCGTTGGGAGCGTCGGGCCACCCTCCCTCAGGCAGCCATGGGGGTTGCAACTGTGGAGAGAG ATGGTATGGTGTATGCTCTGGGGGGAATGGGCCCTGACACGGCCCCCCAGGCCCAAGTTCGGGTGTATGAGCCCCGGCGGGACTGCTGGCTTTCACTACCCTCCATGCCCACACCCTGCTATGGGGCTTCCACTTTCCTGCATGGGAACAAGATCTATGTCCTGG GGGGTCGCCAGGGAAAGCTCCCAGTGACTGCTTTTGAGGCCTTTGATCTGGAGGCCTGTACATGGACCCGGCATCCAAGCCTGCCCAGCCGCCGGGCCTTTGCTGGCTGTGCCATGGCAGAGGGCAACGTCTTTAGCCTGGGTGGCCTGCAGCAGCCTGGGCCCCACAATTTCTACTCCCGCCCACATTTTGTCAACACTGTGGAGATGTTTGACCTGGAACATG GGTCCTGGACCAAGCTGCCCCGCAGCCTGCGCATGAGGGATAAGAGGGCCGACTTTGTGGTTGGCTCCCTTGGGGGCCACATCATGGCCATTGGGGGCCTTG GAAACCAGCCATGCCCTCTGGGCTCTGTGGAGGGCTTCAGCCTTGCACGGCGACGCTGGGAGGCCCTGCCTGCCATGCCCACAGCCCGCTGCTCCTGTTCTAGTCTGCAGGCTGGGCCCCGGCTGTTTGTCATTGGGGGTGTGGCCCAGGGTCCTAGCCAAGCTGTGGAGGCACTGTGTCTGCGTGATGGGGTCTGA
- the C12H3orf84 gene encoding uncharacterized protein C3orf84 homolog isoform X2 codes for MQNALVGSWHNTGFYGHYRGQFRSESAREYRLAAKPQPPAVFLRRCQEPAQKHFFSKHDNRTSFDKGIGRRKDLEHLGQQHNFLHWAPCELELSQERPLESSYQANFRSGPGLRDLPQRLVHFVQIQPPCASTTYRENFCQPSQGGHCGSNNVGPVTNTLPDLPGIPRPKLLQHYLHAGVSECLNWSSALN; via the exons ATGCAAAATGCTTTAGTAGGATCCTGG CACAACACTGGCTTTTATGGGCACTACAGAGGCCAATTCAGGAGTGAAAGTGCTCGAGAATACCGCCTTGCAGCCAAGCCCCAGCCTCCAGCAGTGTTCCTGCGACGATGTCAG GAGCCAGCACAGAAACACTTCTTCTCCAAGCATGACAACCGTACTTCCTTTGACAAA GGAATCGGAAGGCGGAAAGATCTGGAGCACCTGGGGCAGCAGCACAACTTCCTGCACTGGGCACCCTGTGAGCTGGAGTTGAGCCAGGAGCGGCCCCTTGAATCCTCCTACCAGGCCAATTTCCGGTCAGGCCCTGGACTCAGAGACCTCCCCCAGCGCCTTGTCCACTTTGTGCAGATCCAGCCTCCCTGTGCCAGCACCACCTACCGGGAGAACTTCTGCCAACCATCCCAGGGTGGCCACTGTGGCAGCAACAATGTGGGACCAGTCACCAACACACTGCCTGACCTCCCAGGGATCCCAAGACCCAAACTGCTGCAGCATTACCTTCATGCTGGGGTCTCTGAGTGTCTAAACTGGTCCAGTGCATTAAACTAG